A part of Bacillus rossius redtenbacheri isolate Brsri chromosome 1, Brsri_v3, whole genome shotgun sequence genomic DNA contains:
- the LOC134532700 gene encoding uncharacterized protein LOC134532700, which produces MAPYKRKSERVLTTQDILDEAKRKIEAGDSKRKVARDLGIKESTLRKRLKAGTVPVSLGRFKNALSDEMEKELAQHCKDLDNRFYGLTRKHIMKVAFDFAEKNGVSERFNQEKKLAGKDWLKGFCKRHKLSVRAPELCSVARAVGFNKVQVSRFFENLKQCRLEKKFPPHRIFNMDETGVTTVPNKTPKIISPKGKKNCLQGV; this is translated from the exons ATGGCTCCATACAAGCGAAAAAGTGAGAGGGTTCTGACCACACAGGACATCTTAGATGAAGCAAAACGGAAAATAGAGGCTGGTGACAGTAAAAGGAAAGTGGCCAGAGATTTGGGAATTAAGGAAAGCACATTAAGGAAAAGACTCAAAGCA GGGACGGTTCCGGTATCACTTGGGCGCTTTAAAAATGCTTTGTCAGATGAAATGGAAAAAGAACTTGCACAGCATTGTAAAGATTTGGACAACAGGTTCTACGGCCTTACAAGAAAGCACATAATGAAAGTAGCTTTTGATTTTGCAGAGAAGAATGGAGTTTCTGAAAGATTCAACCAAGAAAAAAAGTTGGCAGGAAAAGATTGGTTAAAAGGGTTTTGCAAACGCCACAAACTTTCTGTTCGTGCGCCAGAATTATGCAGTGTTGCAAGAGCGGTGGGTTTCAATAAAGTTCAAGTTTcaagattttttgaaaacttgAAGCAGTGTCGTCTCGAAAAAAAGTTTCCACCGCACAGGATCTTCAATATGGACGAAACAGGGGTCACTACGGTTCCCAACAAAACACCCAAGATAAttagccccaaaggaaaaaaaaactgtctgcaAGGTGTCTAG